The region aaatatcaaatttGTGAAGTATCAaaaacttatatttttttcaacattTGTGTATGCATAATTGGAAATATATACAGTGGATTATCAGGTTATTGGATCAATAAACATTGTGCAATTATTTATaccttttttataattatgattaaaaacattgaatatataaaaaataaatatattactttgcgtattttacaaatatatgagCTTAATTATGAATTACGTTTTGGAACACTTTATTACACGGCAATTTTAATAGACTATAATTTGAGATTTTATAAATGCTACCAATCAATGgatttattcattttaccttttatttattttttaaaaagagtgtaatgttttaattattttaaaaagttaAGGTACAGGACAAAAATAAGTCATTAAAAACcacgaaaaaaatacacaaaaagtatagttaataaaattaatgtgaaaaaataaaaaaggtaGAATGcgtttttttcttaaaatttttttttgaaatatccTTAACCGTATAATCTATTAGTTTGATTACAAATTTTCCATAATAGTTCCTATAGCCAATGTGCAAGGTTCTATCTTATtgttatatgcatatgaaATTTGGTTAAATTCGCTTAAAACAACTACATTTTGATAtcacaatttaaaaatgagCTATATATATCGCATATATCAAaggaataatttttcaatttaaTCTTAACTTCTTTCTTACTTATGggaatattaaataaagtacctttatatatattcatgtGTTATTTATGCGCACATTATTTACACAGCATGAATaagaaattatatttatgatgTGTTTACACTAAAGAACATGTTTTGTAAAAAGAATATTGCAATGAGTTTTATCAGAGCATGGTATTTGAAAGAGATTTAGCATTTTCCTCATTTGAAAggcacatttttttttttgtatttgcattattttttttattctttgaAATAACATCATTAAAATCATCGTTAGTAAttaaaacattattttgCAATATAACCCTTACGTCCACATTGTGTATATAGCtaagaatattattatctataTGTAGATCTTTTTCgcttttataaattttcattaagttattaatcataaaattttgtaaattaatattattataatataatttttttatttcaaacaCTTTCATAGCTAATACAaaacttattttattttgaatatttttgcaAAATCGTACTTTAacatttttccattttttatgaacgAACATTTTATAGTGCGCATaaaactttttatattgtaataaatatttgtatgtTCCAAATGATTGGACTATGTAAAACATTTTTccacttttttttctttcagtaagttcatatatttttttattatattttgttatatcatttgggctagaattattattaccaGTGGAAGCGTAGTTGTTATTATCTTCACTTACTGTGTCTTTCGTTATTCCATTTACGCTTTCAACGCCAATACTATCATGAGTATTGTTTTTTAGCGATACATCATCAGtttcattatcattttcattatcatcatcattttttataaaatattttgtaatagataattcttttttttcattatttatattaataacatTAGTATTGTTGCTACTATTGCTGCAGCTTTTGTTATtgtcattattattgttgtCAATTGTATTTTCggatattattttttcacgTTTTCGTCGGCGACGATCATTTTTATTCGTTAGCTTgctaatataattttgcaCATATTtagtattattaatattatttaaaatctTTAAGGAGTTTAATAGTGTAATATTATGGTCGGATACTAAATGTATGTCGTTTGCACTTAGTTCTGTGCGAAAGTTTACTACTCTCCCTATTcctattttgtttttttctctgTGTTTATAAAATACTATGTCATTATGATacaaacattttattttatgtttgtCATTACATTCAAGCGAGAcattttcaataatttgattttcgttttctttattttcatttataattaGGTTTTCCATTTATTCAACGATTATCTTACTGTTTAAATACTTttgaaacaaaaaaaataaaaacaaattaatactaaaaaatattaaaaatactatatatatgcgtGAACCATCAAtgatattttcattttattaggGGCAAAAAAAGGATAGttggaaaataaatgaaaaactatttgttttttcaattttttcaattaaagaaaattaaaaaaaaaattaaaagcgAGATGAAAAACAAGAAGGCAATACGGAACTACGCAAAAAATGAGATATGATAcgataatttaaaattattttatatgtatacataaaatatcgataatatatacatgttacaaaaataatgaaaaagtTAAAATAATAGCCTAAAGCATGTAACTAagtttaataattttttcaatgaTTTGTTAGACAGAAAAAAACCGAAAGAAATGTGAATGCATCTAAGCATGTGCTAGTTTTATCACGagtataaaattttctaaaaattcAAGAAATGGAAAAGTAACAAAAAACATGAAAATTCAATAAGGTTTACGTAaagtaaaattaaaaaataaacatgcgataatatgcatactaaaaaaaattacaaataagataaattaatatgtgCACTCGGTGTATCACCAATTAATTTCCCATATTCtcctttttaaatatttacataaaaaaataaatatataattcaattTATCATCACTGTTATTTTACTTCaatgtgtatattatatatgggATATGTTGTACAGACGTGGTTTTctcgaaaaaaaacaaaaaaacgTGTTTAAAAAAGATTATGCTAAACATTGTGTAAAacaaaattgtaaaaaggtatatatacaatgcAACAAAATGTAATACTGTTTTAGTggcatatatttatgaaaacGGCTTGCATTCATATCCACATAATGctatgaatataatttaaaattaaaacaacgaaaattatataaaatgaaacacaaaaaaaggggggcatgataaaaataacaataaaagcAACAAAAGGAAAGATATTTAAgtataatgaatatatgtataagcacatgcatatatataattaaaatactATAGCTTAAAAAGAACTATTCAAGCAATATTCcataaaattgtaaataggaaaaacattaaaaaatatataaaaaattaaaatcattattaaaaCCTTTTTAAATTTCCAGTCTGTTGCATTTGAAAacgaaaaatatatatataatttacaCGGAGGATGCATTTTATTAGCAAATTATcgtaaattatataatacgCACACGTAActaagtatataaatatgttttactGTTTTTTGTGTTTTCTTTCGTTTCCTCTctatatatgatatttataaggaacatatatatcaataatgttaagaaaaattaaaaaaaatatatggatagataataattagaataaatactaaaaatatgaaaaaattaaaacgGGATTTCACATTCAACTTATATTACCTAAGATACGAAAACGCCCTTCACATCTATTtcattaattatatattgtttttactCGAagataattaattttaagggttataaaaaaaattttaattaaaaaaaaatatatctattaaataaaaggattatatataaaaagtataGAAGCATGAAAATGTATTTCTTCATATAAATGAAGACgcatcttttttattttttgtgtatatTGATGAGAAAAAAGCATTCcgacaataaaaaaaagtgagtgaagccaaaataaataaaagaatacTGAAAaattagtatatatatctaaCTGGATGTTTACAGAATGTATATTCAATTGAAtaggaataaaaataagaaaaacgATActgaatatgaaaaaataaatgtaggAATAAGAGATATCgcttaaatttaaaaatacatcAATTATAAATTAGTTACATTTATATGTGGATATTTACGTATATATTTAGtgtcatatatattagtttTACCGAACTAGAGCTTTAATCACTGTTTAGacctttaaaaaatgttttattatattttcatttaatttgtgttatattttatttgatacTTTTCTTGTACAATTTCAAAAGGAAGAAGAAGCTGCAAGCATTTATGCTCAATTCGTTCGGTCGTTTGAGGGAGATGCCGTAGAAAAAGGAAATCAATTTGTCAAAAGTAAATAAAACAGAAAAACTAGTTaagaaattttaattaaactGTGTACATTcgaatgaatatataaagcaTACATGCAGGAAACCCTATTGAACATGTTATTtcaatttctttttctttgtttTCATTTGCTTTTTAAATAACTGAAATAGGTAAGAAAGTGTTGAACCCGTCTAAGTTTGATTATTTCCCAGAAGATGATGctgatgataataaaaagggaaaaaacaaattcaCAAAGGTATATATTACcgaaaatataattcatacctgcatatgtatatgtaattgaaaaatggaaaattgTTATTGTAGAGAAATTGCATTAAATATACCAGTTATAcagtttgttttttttatcatactTGTAggataataattttaatgaagaaaacatgaaaaaatacgaaaaatccgaaacaaaaaaaagtggTTTAGGAAAAGTAAAGGAGATTGATAGTTTCTTAGAAGGTTGGATTTTACACAAATAATAGTACATTATGTACATATGTGTGTGCGTATTTTGCTTTATcgtttttatatatttgaaaaatatgggtgtgaaaaacatatatatgcaaacgTATTCctacttatttatttcgGTTTATATAAACGTCATTATATTTCCTTATCAAAGAAATTAAGTTAAAGCAGAAAATATTGGATGaaaggaaaatattaaaagagCAAGCTCAATTAGCTAAATctgaagaagaaaaaattaaaattaataaaaagataatagaaatcgaaaaaaatgaaggaATTTTTTCTCATACACAAAGGAATGAAACACTTGCTAATTTATATCTAGGAAACCTATCTGCAGAGGTTGTTAAAAATGATACacaaaagaaataataaaataaaatgaccaaaataaagaaaataagattgattatatatagtCAAATGTGATATTATGagcattttattataaaatcacTGGTAATACATTTTTCCTTTCGGTTGCTATGTGCAGGTAACTGAAGAATATTTATGTCAAAGGTTTGGGAAATTTGGGAAAGTGAGCagtgtaaaaataatgtatcCTCGTAAAGAggaagataaaaaaaaaggacGAATTTCAGGGTTTGTTTGctttgaaaataaagagGACGCAGAGAATGCTAAGGATGCATTAGACGGAGTAGAAATGTTTGGAAAACCTGTGATAATTGGATGGAGTAAGGCTATTCCGAAATTTTTAAGcttgaataaaaatgaatataaaaatagtcattttgataaaaataaaagctCTTTTAATACCTCAAACAAAAgaattcaaataattttaccCGAAGATAAAAAAGTTAAACGAATAATTGATTTGTTAGCGAAATATGTAACCGAAGAAGGATATGCTTttgaagaaataataaaaaaaaatgaaaaagacaATCCAatgtttaattttatttttaacacATCAGATttgcattattattataagtGGAGAGTTTTTTCATTTGCACAAGGAGATAGTTATAGAAATTGGAGAGTAGATTCATTTCAAATGTATGAAAATAGTTATGTTTATATCCCGCCTattccaaaaaataaaaaagacaCTGTTCCAaggataaataaaaaaatgtaaaattaaaggagagaatatattttgtgtatcgtttaataaatataattacatAATACCATTACTTatattgttaataaaatacaataaaaaatatattgtgaATATGAATGCTATAACGTGatggattttttttataggaaaaataaaaagtgtGATATGGAtgagaaaaagaaaaacaagcttattagtattattaacaatttAAGCAAAAAGAGGTATCGCTTTAGAATAAgatatataagtatatatatgtattgtCGAGTGTTTCTTACTTTGGTACATCTAACAGTTGTTTAGTTTTAGTGGAATGAattttcgaaaaaaaaggcatgcaaatatttatacgagcataatatatttaatttttttttagagtAAGCATATGTCGTGCTATGATATTTTGCACACGACATAGTGATTTCAGCTTCGAtgttgtaaaaataatatctaGTTATTTGACtgatttaaaatatgatttaCTAAAAAAGGTAAACGTGCATAAAGCAGtgaatttgtaaaaatagcAATTCTTTTTGTCATTTAAATTCAAGTATGTTTAATTTGTGCCTATAGGCGTgtttttatacatatttaactatttatttattcattcaTTCATTTCAATGTATTTTCTGATTTCGCAGATAAATTTGGTATACTTAATCTCAGACATTCTGTACAATTGTAGTAACCAGTTTTTTTCGTCGTGGGCATACCGAAAACATATGGAAGAAGCGCTACCtcgaatattttattattttagaaaacacataaaaaaatgtgataGTAAGATAAAggcaaaattattttctgaCTCAATaatgtgtatatttaatatgtgGGATGCATGGGCAATTTATACTATAGTTTTTATGAATGGATTAAAGTGTTTATTGTcaagtaaaaaattaaattatataaaaaataaaatgtatgaTTCAGAAAATGAACACGATATATTAAATGGGACCAAAATAGAGTTTTTTGATGACCTTAAAATTTATCCATTAAATTTAAGAagaaatgcatatatatattttcaaaaagaCGAAAACCAAATAAATCGGTTATGTGAGCAACGAGGGTTGTATTTTGATGAAAACtttaagaaaaagaaaaaaattaaatatttattaatatatgatgaTTTTCATGGTTTCAATACCAATAATGTAGGAAGTGgacaaaattttttaaacgAAGTTGCTCAAAGTGAcggtaataaaaatatttcatccAAAATCTCCGAAACAAGTGATACTACTTTACATGATAACACAAAATGAGAAAATACTATAATTTAATGATGTATCAAATGAAAAACTAACTAGAATAGTTTtgctttattttaaatataatatgatcttgaaaaatattttaaaatttgtttgcACAcagatattattttgttgtgcccgtttttttgtttttttcaatgtttttatatatttatacacatAAATCCACATAATTGCTTATATGTTTCAaatctttattatatcaattcgtatatgtaaaaatatataaaacgaTATGAttaatgtttttaatatatatagttttaaTTAACCTTGCTCTGTGTATAGACAAATATCccttatattatttattttattagttttttatgtttaatttatgtatttaatataacaaaataaagatattttgttaaaacaaaaaacccaataaaatatatttgattaATAACAGTGAAACGAATGATATgctatttttgttttaatcTATATGTTGGTatagttataaaaaaaggaggataatattcttttcatataatagCGATACGATAATATGAGGTATAATtgatatacatttataatCTGATTATATCTATAAGTAATTTATATGGCTTTATACAACAAAGAATAaacattataattttttaattaaaataaagttaaaaaaatattaaaattctGGCATAAATAATCAagctatattattttgagtAACAACTGCGAACTATTTACGAATATAAGCACCGCAATGGTgtattgtatttatttatttatgtatttaatcatatataaaaataaactttaataatttttatactttttaaatatatttgaataaatatatatatatttgttctatgattttaatatttcatgTCACATTTTTGGATGTAAAATTCACCCATGGTGagttttattaaatagtagtcattttgataaaaaaggaaaaatgcatattttttattttttatttatgtagTTTTACAATGCTTTAACAAAGatgtataataaaagtttTTTCCCCCATTAAATGctcatatatatagcaaTATATCCaaataatgttttattagCATATTGCctttaataaattacataaaaatataattttttacgtactatatatacatatatccTAATACTATTACCACTTCGGCCACCAGTGTCGGCTCATTTTCCAAagctattttttattagcaaatgtataataaatatatgcatatataaattaatagtaataaatttacatatataatgtatgcatacatgtaaaaaatatataatatttatttattattagcctatatatataatggcTACTATAACGTTTTAATACATTACATTCAtttacttaaaaaaaatagtgcCCAAAAATACTTAAATgacaatttttaaaaatccaaaaaataattcatgaatataaatatattgatttaaaaataaattaatataaatttattttttaagttcTTATTTATGGATACTTAAAATAAACCAAATTAAGAATTAaagaattttatttcttattttaattagaatgaaaatattaataaacatTCCTTATGATGGCTCTTTATGTATTGAGTCATCCGATGTTAGTACCATAAAACATGTAAAAGAACAAATATCTGAATTAAAAGGTtagtatattatttcagtttatttatatgtatttatttttatggcATAAACACGGTTAAAATTGCATTGTAATATGTATAGTATTTTCCTAATATTTAGTATACCACATCGTATTTGTAATTTATTCAcagaataaaaatttcCCATGCTTTTGTAACACTATAAAAGGGGGGATTAAtgttcattattatatttatattttttactgtTGATATAAAAGGAGAACTATAAAAATGGCTCTCTTTGTATACTTCAAAGCATATGAACACATATATAgagtatttattttatggaATGTTCATtcaaaa is a window of Plasmodium berghei ANKA genome assembly, chromosome: 10 DNA encoding:
- a CDS encoding U2 snRNP-associated SURP motif-containing protein, putative, which codes for MYIQLNRNKNKKNDTEYEKINEEEAASIYAQFVRSFEGDAVEKGNQFVKSKKVLNPSKFDYFPEDDADDNKKGKNKFTKDNNFNEENMKKYEKSETKKSGLGKVKEIDSFLEEIKLKQKILDERKILKEQAQLAKSEEEKIKINKKIIEIEKNEGIFSHTQRNETLANLYLGNLSAEVTEEYLCQRFGKFGKVSSVKIMYPRKEEDKKKGRISGFVCFENKEDAENAKDALDGVEMFGKPVIIGWSKAIPKFLSLNKNEYKNSHFDKNKSSFNTSNKRIQIILPEDKKVKRIIDLLAKYVTEEGYAFEEIIKKNEKDNPMFNFIFNTSDLHYYYKWRVFSFAQGDSYRNWRVDSFQMYENSYVYIPPIPKNKKDTVPRINKKMKNKKCDMDEKKKNKLISIINNLSKKRVSICRAMIFCTRHSDFSFDVVKIISSYLTDLKYDLLKKINLVYLISDILYNCSNQFFSSWAYRKHMEEALPRIFYYFRKHIKKCDSKIKAKLFSDSIMCIFNMWDAWAIYTIVFMNGLKCLLSSKKLNYIKNKMYDSENEHDILNGTKIEFFDDLKIYPLNLRRNAYIYFQKDENQINRLCEQRGLYFDENFKKKKKIKYLLIYDDFHGFNTNNVGSGQNFLNEVAQSDGNKNISSKISETSDTTLHDNTK